One part of the Trichoplusia ni isolate ovarian cell line Hi5 chromosome 2, tn1, whole genome shotgun sequence genome encodes these proteins:
- the LOC113501052 gene encoding uncharacterized protein LOC113501052, with product MLRCAEKSCGCRDPLLNKKPYNRHLPICPVTRLSCLKVNRTKSLDNGSCHCLPPCNKISTYMVLESNPMNNLKQAIDPLYIGVNGTSSIVLNLRVNLGHSRVFVLNPTETWLTLLSSLGGVFNMFLGVGLFSALEFMYLILVKLPITIRKSSEIDVATAPISRVPGR from the exons ATG ctCAGGTGCGCTGAAAAGTCGTGTGGATGCAGGGATCCTCTCCTAAATAAGAAACCCTATAACAGACACCTGCCGATATGTCCAGTTACGCGTCTCAGTTGCTTGAAAGTCAACAGGACAAAAAGCCTTG ATAACGGGTCATGCCACTGTTTGCCTCCTTGCAATAAAATATCCACTTACATGGTCTTGGAATCTAATCCTATGAACAATCTTAAACAAGCTATCGATCCTTTGTA TATTGGAGTTAACGGTACTTCATCAATAGTTCTAAATCTAAGAGTAAATTTGGGTCATTCCAGAGTATTTGTCTTAAATCCAACTGAGACTTGGCTTACCTTACTGT CTTCTTTAGGTGGAGTTTTCAACATGTTCTTGGGCGTCGGCTTGTTCAGCGCATTAGAGTTCATGTATCTTATCTTGGTAAAGTTACCAATTACCATCCGGAAATCATCGGAAATTGATGTCGCTACTGCACCAATAAGTCGAGTCCCTGGACGTTAG
- the LOC113506406 gene encoding E3 ubiquitin-protein ligase TM129-like — protein sequence MDVLLTLLYLLLSMCVVYPPNEFISAGFTIAQLFESFLGSENMNFIGYHMKRTTITALIHSALPLGYIVFMLCAGERNAWLPAAAAATAIIPLLMCYRLLCWWENDQAKHPVVKCLLPYVTPGIDWRVVAANLNVEFRNVDKVTIQLNSNSMFIATETWLIKVSQYSLNVLKQADCTLVATATDRPNLTPSGEEEIQYVNIEAIPTRDDIERFTFRVTTASLRELQPRLSQPVRVPDHISLLPTLIERFVGVFKHYVDQNPVYYVDQELELCIGCMHYTADVKLNRRCHPPPAYLEGGPPPCQQCNCRVLWCCACMGRWWASRAAGPAAGWLAGRATCPVCRASFCLLDVCPARRAPPAS from the exons ATGGATGTGTTATTAACATTATTGTATCTTTTACTGTCGATGTGTGTCGTATATCCGCCCAATGAGTTTATATCGGCCGGCTTTACAATAGCTCAGCTGTTCGAGAGTTTCCTCggctctgaaaatatgaattttattggATATCACATGAAGAGGACGACTATTACAGCATTGATTCATTCTGCTTTGCCCTTGGGCTATATCGTGTTTATGTTGTGCGCTGGTGAGCGCAATGCTTGGCTGCCAGCAGCTGCTGCGGCTACTGCTATCATTCCCTTGTTGATGTGCTACCGGCTGTTATGCTGGTGGGAAAATGATCAAGCTAAGCACCCAGTTGTGAAGTGTCTTTTGCCCTATGTGACTCCAGGCATAGACTGGAGAGTAGTTGCTGCAAATCTCAATGTGGAATTCCGAAA TGTGGACAAAGTGACAATTCAACTAAATTCAAACAGCATGTTCATAGCAACGGAGACATGGCTCATCAAGGTGTCTCAATACTCACTGAATGTGTTAAAGCAGGCGGACTGCACACTTGTTGCAACTGCT ACCGACAGGCCCAACCTAACACCTTCCGGCGAAGAAGAGATCCAGTACGTGAACATCGAGGCTATTCCTACTCGGGATGATATAGAGAGGTTCACTTTCCGCGTCACGACGGCCTCGCTACGGGAGCTGCAGCCGCGGCTCTCGCAGCCCGTGCGAGTCCCGGACCACATCTCCTTGTTGCCGACCCTTATCGAGAGATTTGTTGGAGTGTTCAAGCATTACGTCGATCAGAATCCTGTCTACTATGTTGACCAG GAATTGGAACTGTGCATTGGATGCATGCATTACACTGCTGATGTCAAGCTGAATCGACGCTGCCACCCACCTCCCGCGTACCTGGAGGGTGGCCCGCCGCCGTGCCAGCAGTGCAATTGCCG CGTGCTGTGGTGCTGCGCGTGCATGGGGCGCTGGTGGGCGTCGCGCGCGGCGGGCCCGGCGGCGGGCTGGCTGGCGGGGCGCGCCACGTGCCCCGTGTGCCGCGCCAGCTTCTGCCTGCTGGACGTGTGCCcggcccgccgcgcgccgcccgcctcctGA